The proteins below are encoded in one region of Pseudomonadota bacterium:
- the ruvB gene encoding Holliday junction branch migration DNA helicase RuvB, whose protein sequence is MSVTVKRGDEGDDFDDSVEIWGAPADSSSVEGPLARSRDESLARSRDESLARSRADDDELLVTSLRPSRFDEYIGQEHVRNNLQISCNASKRRGEALDHVLLHGPPGLGKTSLARILAGELGVGFKSTSGPAIERPGDLAAILTSLGERDVFFIDEIHRLSRVIEEVLYPAMEDFELDIVIGQGPAARSIKIPLKPFTLVGATTRSGMLTSPLRDRFGIVHRLDLYSVGELSQIVSRSAGILEIECDTEATLEIAARARGTPRVANRLLKRVRDYAQECAEGVVTKQVAEQALGLLEIDSVGLDRTDRALLSIIIDKFAGGPVGIDTIAAAMGEDSETIEDVFEPYLLQEGFLARTKRGREATDRAYRHLGKELPQRVNQGSLFSGNASGDFSKD, encoded by the coding sequence ATGTCGGTCACCGTAAAAAGAGGGGATGAGGGGGATGACTTTGACGATAGCGTTGAGATCTGGGGTGCTCCCGCAGACTCAAGCAGCGTGGAGGGGCCGCTAGCGCGTTCACGCGATGAGTCTCTAGCGCGTTCACGCGACGAGTCCCTGGCGCGTTCACGCGCAGATGACGACGAGCTCCTGGTTACTTCGCTACGCCCGAGCCGTTTCGATGAATACATAGGTCAGGAGCACGTACGGAATAATCTTCAGATCTCCTGCAACGCTTCTAAGCGCAGAGGTGAGGCGCTCGATCACGTTCTTCTGCATGGGCCACCTGGGCTCGGTAAGACCTCCCTTGCTAGGATCCTTGCTGGAGAGCTTGGGGTGGGATTCAAGAGCACCTCGGGACCGGCGATAGAGCGACCGGGCGATTTGGCTGCGATCCTTACGTCGCTTGGCGAGCGCGATGTATTCTTTATCGACGAGATCCACCGACTTTCACGTGTTATTGAGGAGGTGCTTTATCCTGCGATGGAGGACTTTGAGCTCGATATCGTAATCGGACAGGGCCCAGCGGCACGCTCAATCAAGATCCCCTTAAAGCCATTTACCTTAGTCGGCGCAACGACCCGCTCTGGAATGCTGACCTCACCGCTGCGAGATCGTTTCGGGATAGTTCATCGGCTTGATCTTTATTCTGTTGGAGAGCTAAGTCAGATCGTATCCCGCTCGGCTGGAATATTGGAGATCGAATGTGATACAGAGGCTACCCTAGAGATAGCTGCGCGTGCCCGTGGAACTCCGAGAGTTGCAAATCGACTCCTTAAACGGGTGCGAGACTACGCGCAGGAGTGTGCTGAAGGGGTAGTTACTAAGCAGGTTGCTGAGCAGGCGCTCGGCTTGCTTGAGATCGACTCAGTTGGCCTTGATCGCACCGATCGAGCGCTACTCTCGATAATCATAGATAAATTTGCGGGTGGCCCTGTTGGCATTGATACGATCGCTGCGGCTATGGGCGAGGATAGCGAGACCATAGAGGATGTATTCGAGCCGTATCTGTTGCAAGAGGGCTTTCTTGCTCGAACAAAGCGTGGACGAGAAGCGACCGACCGAGCCTATAGGCATCTCGGTAAGGAGCTGCCGCAGCGCGTTAATCAAGGGTCTCTGTTTAGTGGTAATGCTAGTGGTGATTTTAGCAAGGATTAG
- a CDS encoding ATP-binding protein: protein MRSLTTLVYKLRWALLVSAVLLALLAVSKIIDWRSEEDSFASNILVFFLVNLNIMALLVLIVMVGRNVVKLIFERRRGILGAKLRSRLMGAFVLIACIPMVLSFIVASGLINEAMEGWFSTQIESAVTSSMTIARQYVSGVKVSVKAAAERVKIDLVNRATNADSLSGLRGHLENLRNLNDLYAIKILSKSGESLLESVHPAAAVESFAEPPLDQEALRNAARGEDSLRIEELGASQFVRYYTQLRSHIMVISFRMDPDIVHAQGVVNDSFNEYEQLKSFKHPLKSNFFLTLGLFNLTTLFGAIWVAFFVSKQITGPIQRLAEGTRSVARGNYDFELKPTRDDEIGFLVNSFNQMLRDLRSSRDEAEHRGVLIETILANLAVGVVALDNQKRVTTVNSAAGALLQVDHINFVPGAPLSELLRPQDLANIAPLLKALAPDNGKSSTSIAEVETRIESGGRELIVVATAGRIISGEGAHLGYVLLLDDVTELSRSQHLAAWRDVARRIAHEIKNPLTPLQLSAQRLEKLMKGSEHASSVEESTRSIVEHVEIIKRLANEFSEYGRMPTAQFIPTDLTTLLTNTVQSFTAEHQDLTFGLTVEEKIPEMLLDPEQIRGVFRNILNNAVAAIRSYNVSKSGEVLAKLNFDRKTMRAVIEFADNGPGVPASDKNRIFEPYFTTKKGGTGLGLAIVSTVISDHQGEVRVFDKQPHGTRIVITLPQYPQHTTIRKITGISHEV, encoded by the coding sequence ATGAGGTCTTTGACTACGCTCGTGTATAAGTTGCGCTGGGCGCTTCTGGTGAGTGCGGTCTTGCTGGCCTTGCTAGCGGTTTCAAAGATTATCGATTGGAGATCTGAAGAGGATTCCTTTGCAAGTAACATCCTCGTTTTCTTCTTAGTAAACCTCAACATCATGGCGCTGCTTGTCCTGATAGTGATGGTTGGGCGTAACGTCGTAAAGCTTATTTTTGAGCGACGCCGGGGTATCCTTGGAGCCAAGTTGCGCTCGCGGCTGATGGGTGCCTTTGTATTGATAGCGTGTATTCCGATGGTGCTCTCCTTTATCGTTGCGAGTGGTCTGATTAATGAAGCGATGGAGGGCTGGTTCAGCACTCAGATCGAATCTGCTGTGACGAGCTCTATGACCATAGCTCGTCAATATGTAAGTGGCGTAAAGGTTTCGGTTAAGGCGGCGGCCGAGCGGGTAAAGATCGATCTTGTTAATCGTGCTACCAATGCAGACTCTCTGTCTGGGTTGCGGGGTCATCTTGAAAACCTGCGCAACCTCAATGACCTATACGCCATCAAGATCTTATCAAAGAGCGGCGAGTCTCTACTCGAATCTGTGCATCCAGCTGCCGCAGTTGAATCATTTGCCGAACCCCCGCTTGATCAAGAGGCGTTGCGTAATGCGGCTAGGGGTGAGGATTCTCTGCGCATTGAAGAGCTGGGAGCGAGTCAGTTTGTCCGTTACTATACACAGCTACGAAGCCATATCATGGTGATCTCGTTCCGTATGGATCCTGATATCGTGCATGCGCAGGGGGTTGTGAACGATTCCTTTAATGAGTACGAGCAACTCAAGTCCTTCAAGCACCCCCTAAAATCAAACTTCTTTCTGACCCTTGGATTGTTCAATCTGACGACCCTTTTCGGTGCGATCTGGGTTGCGTTCTTTGTATCAAAGCAGATCACTGGACCGATTCAACGATTGGCGGAGGGAACGAGGAGCGTAGCGCGAGGAAACTACGATTTTGAGCTTAAGCCAACGCGTGATGATGAGATTGGATTTCTGGTTAATTCATTTAATCAGATGTTGCGAGATCTAAGATCTTCGCGTGACGAGGCCGAGCACCGCGGCGTGCTAATTGAAACGATCCTTGCAAATCTAGCGGTAGGAGTAGTCGCGCTAGATAATCAGAAACGGGTAACGACGGTTAATAGCGCAGCAGGAGCCCTTTTGCAGGTCGATCATATAAATTTCGTACCTGGAGCACCCCTATCGGAGCTACTGCGACCACAGGATCTGGCAAATATAGCACCTTTACTTAAAGCGTTGGCGCCTGATAATGGCAAGAGCTCAACCTCGATTGCAGAGGTTGAAACCCGCATTGAGAGTGGGGGTAGAGAGCTTATAGTCGTGGCTACAGCGGGTCGAATAATATCGGGAGAGGGCGCTCACTTGGGCTATGTTCTGTTGCTTGATGATGTAACTGAGCTGTCAAGGTCGCAGCATCTTGCGGCATGGCGTGACGTGGCGCGCCGTATCGCGCATGAGATTAAGAATCCACTCACCCCGCTCCAACTCTCCGCACAGCGACTTGAGAAGCTGATGAAGGGCAGTGAGCACGCAAGCTCTGTTGAGGAGTCCACGCGCTCAATCGTTGAGCATGTAGAGATTATTAAGCGCCTGGCCAATGAATTTTCAGAGTATGGACGAATGCCAACGGCGCAATTCATTCCAACTGATCTGACAACATTACTAACTAATACCGTCCAAAGTTTTACAGCAGAGCATCAGGATCTGACCTTTGGTTTGACAGTTGAGGAGAAGATTCCCGAGATGCTACTAGATCCGGAGCAGATTCGTGGGGTATTTAGAAATATCCTTAATAATGCGGTCGCTGCGATCCGTTCCTATAATGTTAGTAAAAGTGGAGAGGTGCTTGCAAAGCTTAATTTCGACCGCAAGACTATGCGTGCCGTGATTGAGTTTGCAGATAACGGCCCCGGTGTGCCGGCCTCGGATAAGAACAGGATCTTTGAGCCCTATTTTACCACTAAGAAGGGGGGTACAGGCCTTGGACTTGCAATTGTAAGCACCGTTATCTCAGATCATCAGGGAGAGGTGCGTGTGTTTGATAAACAGCCGCACGGTACGCGCATCGTTATAACCCTGCCGCAGTATCCGCAACACACGACTA
- a CDS encoding PBP1A family penicillin-binding protein, whose protein sequence is MPAKKKTNKPKTRRPSKARRARSSTKPSAPRKRLLLRGALISLVIAGLCSYGLFYVIDRKVRARLDSLHGSSLPVVYSAPLDLGGLVARMDDNGASQVARLRAVLNDRRYSEVQGSPARAGEFSISPTTLSVMIRSYRNSIGATIQARKVSLALDAPTNERAQLEPQVISYFNAPDVRASTFTPLAQIPKLVQQAVISIEDERFYDHMGIDLISITRALVTNILAARLVQGGSTITQQLAKNLFLSPKRTLTRKLLEVPTAFSLERHLSKDQLLELYLNEVYLGQEGAVAIHGMPEAANTLFGKKIGDLTPDEAATLAGIIKAPSYFNPRKHPERAVERRDVVLGKMNQLGALSDSEYASAKKRPIKVIEHQEHRRIAPFYSSALELELAQTIDLESAPSAGLAVYTGMDLGMQRCAEQAIARGVERLESAHPKLRNKERPIEAALVAIEPYSGLVKAWVGGRNFGESQFNRVNQAVRQVGSTIKPFLYLTALDGTLNSYKIASPISILEDQPIEVKLKHQATWNPENYDHEFRGDVTLRYALEKSLNMPAIYIAERIGLPALRRTLSAFKLSDNVQEVPSLALGALDTTLLRLTSAYGALANSGIYIQPRLFITALDNDGERLMTSELLEERVADDNATYVLTNILQGVLSRGTGTAARAAGFTREAAGKTGTSNDARDAWFVGFTPNLVVGVWSGFDDNSPINLTGGSAAAPIWGDFMECSSNYLPTAPFVAPAGVSFVEIDRSSGGKITENCPDSARTTEVFVHGTEPSHDCPMHPAELGEVQQLPQRYDPSNNRRDQSFWRSIFGGQR, encoded by the coding sequence ATGCCAGCAAAGAAGAAGACAAACAAACCAAAAACCCGCCGCCCCTCTAAGGCCCGCAGAGCTCGATCCTCGACTAAGCCCAGCGCTCCTCGCAAGCGCCTACTGCTACGCGGCGCTCTTATCAGCCTAGTGATTGCCGGCTTATGTAGTTACGGACTGTTTTACGTTATCGACCGCAAGGTCCGCGCCCGCCTCGATTCGTTACACGGCTCCAGCTTGCCGGTTGTGTACTCTGCGCCCCTTGATCTAGGGGGGCTTGTAGCTCGCATGGATGATAACGGCGCCTCGCAAGTTGCTCGGCTACGCGCAGTGCTTAACGACAGACGCTACTCAGAGGTGCAGGGCTCCCCGGCGCGCGCCGGTGAATTCTCGATCTCTCCCACAACACTTAGCGTTATGATCCGCTCGTACCGTAACTCAATAGGGGCTACGATTCAGGCACGCAAGGTCTCTCTAGCGCTTGATGCCCCCACGAATGAACGTGCGCAGCTCGAACCACAGGTAATCTCGTACTTTAACGCCCCCGATGTGCGGGCGAGTACCTTTACCCCCCTCGCTCAAATACCTAAGCTAGTTCAACAAGCCGTCATCTCTATAGAGGATGAGCGTTTCTATGATCACATGGGTATTGATCTGATCAGCATTACCCGCGCTCTGGTCACCAATATCCTTGCAGCACGGCTCGTTCAGGGCGGCAGCACCATCACCCAACAGTTAGCGAAGAACCTCTTCCTCTCACCAAAGAGAACCTTGACTAGAAAGCTACTTGAGGTTCCTACCGCCTTTAGCCTTGAACGACACCTAAGCAAAGACCAACTACTTGAGCTTTATCTAAATGAGGTCTATCTCGGACAGGAGGGCGCGGTTGCCATCCACGGCATGCCCGAGGCTGCGAACACCCTTTTCGGGAAAAAGATAGGAGACCTTACCCCTGATGAAGCCGCAACCTTAGCGGGCATTATCAAGGCTCCCTCATATTTCAATCCACGTAAGCATCCTGAACGCGCCGTGGAGCGTCGTGACGTCGTGCTTGGTAAGATGAATCAGCTTGGTGCGCTTTCAGATTCAGAGTATGCGTCTGCAAAAAAGCGCCCGATCAAAGTTATCGAACATCAGGAGCACCGCCGCATCGCTCCCTTTTACTCCTCGGCTTTAGAATTAGAGCTCGCGCAAACGATCGATCTAGAATCCGCTCCTAGTGCAGGGCTTGCGGTCTACACCGGCATGGACCTCGGAATGCAACGTTGTGCCGAGCAGGCGATCGCACGTGGAGTAGAGCGTCTTGAGAGCGCTCATCCAAAGCTACGCAATAAGGAGCGCCCAATAGAAGCTGCCCTGGTTGCAATTGAACCGTACTCAGGTCTCGTTAAAGCTTGGGTCGGTGGTCGAAACTTCGGAGAGAGTCAGTTTAACAGGGTCAATCAGGCTGTGCGGCAGGTAGGCTCTACTATTAAACCGTTCCTCTACCTTACAGCACTCGACGGTACACTAAACTCCTATAAGATCGCCTCTCCAATCAGCATCCTTGAGGATCAACCGATTGAGGTAAAGCTCAAGCACCAAGCGACCTGGAATCCGGAAAACTACGACCACGAGTTCCGCGGAGATGTCACACTGCGCTACGCCCTTGAAAAGTCCCTCAACATGCCGGCGATCTACATAGCGGAACGGATCGGGCTACCCGCGCTGCGCCGCACCCTATCAGCGTTTAAGCTGTCAGATAATGTACAGGAGGTGCCATCACTCGCGCTCGGCGCACTCGATACCACCCTACTCCGACTTACCTCTGCCTACGGAGCACTCGCCAACTCCGGTATCTATATTCAACCCAGGCTCTTTATAACGGCGCTCGATAACGACGGAGAGCGTCTTATGACCTCAGAGCTGCTCGAAGAGCGGGTTGCAGATGACAACGCGACCTACGTTCTGACTAACATCCTGCAGGGTGTTCTGAGCCGTGGAACTGGCACAGCCGCTCGCGCCGCTGGCTTTACGAGAGAGGCGGCTGGAAAGACAGGCACCTCAAACGACGCCCGAGATGCCTGGTTCGTTGGCTTTACGCCTAACCTGGTTGTTGGGGTCTGGAGCGGATTTGATGATAACTCCCCCATTAATCTTACTGGAGGGAGTGCTGCGGCCCCGATCTGGGGTGATTTTATGGAGTGCAGCTCAAACTACCTTCCAACGGCCCCCTTTGTCGCTCCAGCAGGGGTCAGCTTTGTTGAGATCGACCGATCCTCGGGTGGTAAGATAACTGAAAATTGCCCTGATAGTGCGCGCACCACCGAGGTCTTTGTACACGGGACGGAGCCCAGCCATGATTGTCCCATGCACCCAGCAGAGTTGGGGGAGGTGCAGCAGCTACCACAACGCTATGACCCCTCTAATAATAGGCGGGACCAGAGCTTCTGGCGCTCGATCTTTGGAGGACAGCGGTAG
- a CDS encoding DUF4390 domain-containing protein yields MRLFLGIVIGVFSLSTSFLSVSWSSWEKESVTIRASGLEGAVVECLNSAMQAHVRFEAQLCRRRVGWIDRCEAARSELHTIKYDGITESYRVVSDRFGDSLDAMAVGIPARAEAIRAELSFENLSLRFLGREQEELIKHPAAYISARTIFRCKGGSNRTLAHLSQFLTLGLVNVVESTSEWFEFSLHPGKEGVQIKAQESTP; encoded by the coding sequence GTGAGGTTGTTTCTCGGTATTGTAATCGGGGTATTTAGCCTCTCAACGTCATTTCTTTCAGTGAGCTGGAGCTCATGGGAAAAGGAGAGCGTTACTATACGTGCGTCCGGTCTTGAGGGGGCGGTCGTTGAGTGTCTCAATTCAGCTATGCAGGCGCATGTAAGATTTGAAGCCCAGTTGTGCCGTCGTCGTGTGGGATGGATTGATCGATGCGAGGCAGCGCGCTCTGAGTTGCATACCATAAAGTACGATGGAATTACGGAGAGCTATAGGGTTGTCTCTGATCGCTTTGGCGATAGCCTTGATGCTATGGCTGTTGGTATTCCGGCTCGCGCTGAGGCGATCAGGGCGGAGCTTTCTTTTGAGAACCTCTCGCTGCGCTTCCTTGGGCGAGAGCAGGAGGAGCTGATTAAGCACCCTGCTGCCTACATCTCAGCTAGAACAATATTTCGTTGCAAGGGCGGCTCAAACCGAACCCTTGCGCATCTTTCCCAGTTTTTAACCCTTGGCCTAGTGAACGTGGTTGAATCAACATCTGAGTGGTTTGAGTTCTCTCTTCATCCTGGTAAAGAGGGCGTACAGATTAAAGCGCAGGAATCAACGCCATGA
- the ruvA gene encoding Holliday junction branch migration protein RuvA — MISRLNGEVIEVNGDSIVIDVAGVGYEVACTSLTLSRITIGSRTVISIYTDVREDAIRLFGFDTQAERQMFLLLNRVSGIGPRSSLDVLSNVAIRDLLRAIGSGDVRALMAIKGVGKKKAERIVVELRDLVANMAGERSSALRAMVSVEGNAEATIPSISGDAVAALEVLGFARRDAEAAVSQASRSSQDLTVVGDLVREALRHV; from the coding sequence ATGATAAGCAGATTAAACGGTGAAGTAATTGAGGTTAATGGTGATTCCATAGTAATCGACGTTGCAGGGGTCGGGTATGAGGTGGCCTGCACCTCGCTAACCCTATCTCGCATAACGATCGGCTCCCGGACCGTTATCAGTATTTACACCGATGTCCGAGAGGACGCCATTCGGCTTTTTGGGTTCGATACTCAAGCTGAGCGTCAGATGTTCCTGCTCCTTAACCGCGTATCCGGCATTGGCCCGCGATCCTCCTTAGACGTGCTTTCTAACGTGGCTATTCGAGATTTATTGCGAGCAATCGGTTCCGGAGATGTACGCGCACTTATGGCTATTAAGGGGGTAGGGAAGAAGAAGGCCGAGCGCATCGTAGTTGAGCTTAGAGACCTGGTGGCGAATATGGCGGGCGAGCGCTCCTCTGCACTAAGGGCCATGGTAAGCGTTGAGGGTAACGCAGAGGCGACTATTCCGAGTATCTCAGGAGATGCTGTCGCGGCACTTGAGGTGCTTGGGTTTGCTCGCAGGGACGCCGAGGCTGCGGTTTCTCAGGCTAGCCGGAGCTCTCAGGACTTAACTGTAGTTGGGGATCTGGTACGGGAGGCACTGCGCCATGTTTAG
- a CDS encoding DNA translocase FtsK 4TM domain-containing protein has protein sequence MAAIQKRRISSRVKSQKAARVLPKGGAPRAPRIWLRDSVSLLFLAGGLLLLLSILSYAYILISGAELRPLNNVMGPSGHIVATLLVGTLGVAAVLPVMGLVWLAFFRAHKVSDRPRLYTPTVVVGAALMLVGSTAGLLAMIGGEPLAGTLGTRVLRFLSSNIGSGGTLVLLLLIDAVSIAIVIQRSLGDVGHGIRLGGQWILTLLCWHAPILLARLCLSGLGYGWRFALVVAGIIPGLFVSRSPQPLSSGNLLSSGNLPRPRLRKNTLSSESDLESRDITRVAETIRAAAPYERIEPLIIKPKLMESSHLRTLRPQQEKVVKQDKDGPPQPAPRFSEYVAPELSLLTREENLSVGEDDDELRQKAEQIEGKLRDFNIAGRVTQVHPGPVITLFEFEPAAGVKVGRIAALQDDLAMSLKASSIRIIAPIPKRGTVGIEVPNRNRAIVRLRDCLESPAFVEADSILSVPLGKDTYGDAVVVDIATMPHLLMAGATGTGKSVCINALLVSLLYRAHPSELGLILIDPKVLELSVYDGIPHLRVPVVTDPRQAKAVLSWAVKEMDRRYRYMQRFGVRNVDGYNRLVSGEDGVADTTAGVSRTSEQLELPGQEPLTNLSASVGAEAREDGVDPIHSIAPEQLKPLPKLVIVIDELADLMLTVGHEVEELITRLAQKARAAGIHLIVATQRPSVDVITGLIKANFPARISFRVASRIDSRTILDSMGSEKLLGRGDMLFMLPGAVPLKRVHGAFVDDHEVQRVVAALKSQCAPQYDEAIIAACDKALAEATNGEGGATGGEGGVDEDFDSFYDKAVELVLEKGQASTSMIQRTFRIGYNRAARIIEMMEREGVVGKMDGVRPREILAPPNVRAEP, from the coding sequence ATGGCAGCAATTCAAAAGAGAAGGATATCTTCTAGGGTTAAGAGTCAGAAGGCTGCCAGGGTATTGCCCAAGGGTGGAGCCCCAAGAGCGCCTCGCATATGGCTGCGCGACTCGGTGTCTTTGCTATTCCTTGCAGGTGGGCTTCTACTCCTACTTAGTATCCTCTCGTATGCGTACATCCTCATATCTGGAGCGGAGCTCCGTCCTCTGAACAACGTGATGGGACCGTCGGGGCACATCGTTGCAACCCTTCTGGTTGGAACGCTTGGTGTTGCAGCCGTACTACCTGTCATGGGGTTGGTGTGGTTGGCCTTTTTTCGTGCCCATAAGGTCTCAGATCGGCCACGTCTTTATACCCCAACGGTTGTGGTTGGAGCAGCGCTAATGCTGGTAGGTAGCACCGCAGGTCTGCTTGCCATGATAGGTGGAGAGCCCCTTGCGGGCACGTTAGGAACGCGGGTACTGAGATTTCTTTCGAGTAATATCGGTTCTGGTGGCACACTGGTTCTACTTCTTTTGATAGATGCTGTTAGTATAGCGATCGTCATCCAACGTTCGCTTGGCGACGTAGGTCACGGAATACGGCTGGGGGGACAGTGGATCTTAACGTTACTGTGTTGGCATGCACCGATTCTGCTTGCTCGCTTATGTCTAAGTGGCCTTGGCTATGGGTGGAGGTTCGCGCTAGTAGTCGCAGGTATTATTCCAGGGCTATTTGTATCACGATCTCCACAGCCGTTATCATCCGGTAATCTACTATCATCAGGTAATCTACCACGGCCACGGCTACGCAAGAACACGTTGTCATCGGAGTCCGATCTTGAGTCGCGCGATATTACAAGAGTAGCCGAGACAATAAGAGCAGCCGCTCCATACGAACGCATAGAGCCCCTAATAATTAAGCCTAAGCTGATGGAGTCCTCGCACTTGAGGACGCTGCGACCACAGCAAGAGAAGGTTGTAAAGCAGGATAAAGATGGACCACCGCAACCTGCGCCGAGGTTCAGTGAGTATGTTGCGCCCGAACTAAGTCTATTGACGCGCGAAGAGAATTTAAGTGTTGGCGAGGATGATGACGAGTTGCGCCAAAAAGCTGAGCAGATCGAGGGTAAACTGCGAGATTTTAATATCGCGGGCCGAGTTACACAGGTGCATCCTGGTCCGGTGATTACGCTCTTTGAGTTCGAACCGGCTGCTGGGGTTAAGGTAGGTAGGATCGCAGCGCTGCAGGATGACCTGGCGATGAGCCTTAAGGCCAGCAGCATTAGAATTATCGCACCGATTCCAAAGCGTGGTACGGTTGGGATTGAGGTTCCAAACAGAAACCGCGCAATCGTACGACTCAGGGACTGTCTTGAGAGTCCGGCCTTTGTGGAGGCTGATTCGATCTTGAGCGTTCCGCTTGGAAAGGATACCTACGGGGACGCAGTTGTTGTGGATATCGCTACCATGCCGCATCTCTTGATGGCGGGCGCAACCGGAACCGGTAAGTCCGTATGTATTAATGCACTGCTGGTGAGTTTGCTGTACCGCGCGCACCCGTCAGAGCTCGGTCTTATTCTGATCGATCCTAAGGTGCTAGAGCTAAGTGTTTATGACGGTATTCCACATCTCAGGGTCCCGGTAGTAACCGATCCAAGGCAGGCTAAGGCTGTACTCTCCTGGGCGGTAAAGGAGATGGATCGGCGCTATCGTTACATGCAACGTTTCGGCGTTCGTAACGTTGATGGCTACAATAGGCTTGTATCTGGTGAGGACGGCGTGGCGGATACTACAGCTGGAGTATCTCGAACCTCGGAGCAGCTAGAGCTGCCTGGACAGGAGCCGCTAACTAATCTCAGTGCTTCTGTGGGTGCAGAGGCGCGAGAAGATGGGGTTGATCCGATCCATTCGATCGCCCCAGAGCAACTCAAACCGTTGCCGAAGCTCGTTATTGTAATAGATGAATTAGCTGATCTGATGCTCACGGTCGGGCATGAAGTTGAGGAGCTTATTACACGCTTAGCCCAAAAAGCTCGAGCAGCAGGGATTCACCTGATCGTTGCGACGCAAAGGCCGTCGGTTGACGTTATTACCGGCCTAATTAAGGCGAACTTTCCGGCCAGAATCTCATTTCGTGTGGCAAGTCGTATCGATTCAAGAACCATCCTCGATTCGATGGGGTCAGAGAAGCTACTTGGTCGTGGAGATATGCTGTTTATGCTGCCTGGAGCAGTGCCTTTGAAGCGAGTTCATGGGGCCTTTGTTGATGATCACGAGGTACAGCGCGTTGTGGCGGCGCTTAAATCGCAGTGCGCGCCGCAATATGACGAGGCTATTATCGCTGCTTGTGACAAGGCCCTTGCTGAGGCAACTAATGGGGAGGGGGGTGCCACCGGAGGAGAGGGTGGAGTAGACGAGGACTTCGATTCTTTTTATGATAAGGCAGTTGAGCTTGTTCTAGAAAAGGGACAAGCATCGACCTCTATGATTCAGCGCACTTTTCGTATTGGATACAACCGGGCAGCTAGAATCATTGAGATGATGGAGCGCGAAGGGGTTGTTGGAAAGATGGACGGAGTAAGGCCACGCGAGATCCTTGCCCCACCGAATGTGCGCGCTGAGCCGTAA
- a CDS encoding pitrilysin family protein — MASKFYKTALSNGLTILGEANEANVSAAIGFFVKTGARDETDLESGVSHFLEHMLFKGTPTRSAIDINLELGNLGAQANAFTSEESTVYYSAIIPENFRAMQELLSDMMRPLLDPEEFAMEKKVILEEIALYQDRPHFYLFENAFKDYFGQHPAGNSVLGSHESVSALSRDVMKSYFDRRYSPSNIVLAATGNFSWESFVSDAERLCGGWENFSVLRDTPRYAGKSGKRNILRKNLSHSHAVLITSGACAQDPERYPLSLLANILGDSSGSRLYWALIDKGLADSASVDNDERDGTGCFSTYVSTSPERLDEVLSIARSVLASPLDFSEADLERAKSKIVSRIVLDGELPMGRLMALGMEWSYRRESTPLSVIVERVQNVTRGDIEIALKRFPLNEWSEYRLLPE; from the coding sequence ATGGCTAGTAAGTTCTATAAAACAGCTCTATCCAACGGGTTAACGATCCTCGGCGAAGCAAATGAGGCGAACGTCAGTGCAGCGATCGGCTTCTTTGTTAAGACCGGCGCGCGCGATGAAACAGATCTTGAATCTGGGGTCTCGCATTTTCTTGAGCACATGTTGTTTAAAGGAACACCGACTCGTTCCGCAATCGATATTAACCTTGAGCTGGGTAATCTTGGGGCGCAGGCGAATGCTTTTACTTCAGAGGAGAGTACAGTTTACTACTCGGCGATTATTCCTGAAAACTTTCGCGCTATGCAGGAGCTCCTAAGTGATATGATGCGACCGCTTCTGGATCCAGAGGAGTTCGCGATGGAGAAGAAGGTTATTCTAGAAGAGATCGCTCTATACCAAGACCGACCCCATTTTTACCTTTTTGAGAACGCCTTTAAGGATTATTTCGGACAACATCCTGCCGGTAACTCGGTGCTTGGCAGCCATGAATCGGTGTCTGCTCTCTCTCGTGACGTAATGAAGAGCTACTTTGACAGGCGTTATTCCCCTTCAAATATAGTACTCGCCGCTACCGGAAATTTTTCGTGGGAGAGCTTTGTAAGCGATGCCGAAAGGTTGTGCGGTGGATGGGAGAACTTTTCAGTTCTGCGCGATACTCCGCGTTATGCAGGAAAAAGCGGTAAGCGCAATATCCTACGTAAGAACCTTAGCCACTCGCATGCGGTGCTGATAACAAGCGGCGCCTGCGCCCAGGATCCGGAACGCTATCCGCTATCTCTACTGGCAAATATTTTGGGCGATTCCTCAGGTTCAAGGTTATATTGGGCTTTAATCGACAAAGGACTGGCAGATTCAGCTAGCGTCGACAACGACGAGCGCGACGGGACCGGATGTTTTAGCACCTACGTCAGCACCTCACCGGAGAGGCTTGATGAAGTGCTCTCGATTGCGCGTAGTGTGCTGGCATCTCCGCTAGATTTTTCTGAGGCCGACCTGGAGCGCGCAAAATCAAAGATAGTCTCCCGTATAGTCCTTGATGGAGAGCTTCCGATGGGACGGCTTATGGCGCTCGGTATGGAGTGGAGCTATCGACGTGAGTCTACACCGCTAAGCGTAATCGTTGAGCGCGTACAAAACGTAACCAGGGGCGATATAGAGATTGCGCTCAAACGGTTTCCCCTCAACGAGTGGTCTGAATACCGATTGCTTCCCGAGTAG